A genome region from Nycticebus coucang isolate mNycCou1 chromosome 22, mNycCou1.pri, whole genome shotgun sequence includes the following:
- the PPCS gene encoding phosphopantothenate--cysteine ligase isoform X1 has translation MAEMDLVAEFPQPAGAARWAEVMACFAAKLGTQGRRVVLVTSGGTKVPLEARPVRFLDNFSSGRRGATSAEAFLAAGYGVLFLYRARSAFPFAHRFPPQTWLSALRPSGPAHAGLLSLEAEENALPGFAAALRNYQEAVAAGTFLAVEFTTVADYLHLLQAAAQALNPLGSSAMFYLAAAVSDFYVPVSEMPEHKIQSSGGLLQITMKMVPKMLSPLVKDWAPKAFIISFKLETDPSIVINRARNALEVYQHQVVVANILESRQSFVVIVTKDSETKLLLSEEEVEKGIEIEEKIVDNLRSRHTAFICDKN, from the exons ATGGCGGAAATGGACCTGGTAGCCGAGTTTCCTCAGCCTGCCGGTGCCGCGCGCTGGGCTGAGGTTATGGCTTGCTTCGCGGCCAAGCTGGGCACGCAGGGCCGGCGGGTGGTGTTGGTCACGTCAGGCGGCACCAAAGTCCCACTGGAAGCGCGGCCAGTGCGCTTCCTGGACAACTTCAGCAGCGGGCGGCGCGGCGCAACTTCAGCGGAGGCCTTTCTGGCAGCTGGCTATGGGGTCCTGTTCTTGTACCGCGCTCGCTCCGCCTTTCCCTTTGCCCACCGATTTCCACCCCAGACCTGGCTGTCGGCGCTGCGGCCTTCCGGCCCAGCCCATGCGGGCTTGTTGAGCCTGGAGGCCGAGGAGAATGCACTCCCGGGCTTCGCTGCGGCTCTGCGGAACTACCAGGAGGCTGTGGCTGCCGGCACTTTTCTGGCGGTAGAGTTCACCACTGTGGCGGACTATTTACATTTGTTGCAGGCTGCGGCCCAGGCGCTCAATCCGCTAG GCTCTTCTGCGATGTTTTACCTGGCTGCAGCCGTGTCAGATTTCTATGTTCCTGTCTCTGAAATGCCTGAACACAAGATCCAGTCATCTGGGGGCCTATTGCAG ATAACAATGAAGATGGTGCCAAAAATGCTTTCTCCTTTGGTAAAAGATTGGGCTCCCAAAGCATTTATAATTTCCTTCAAGTTGGAGACGGACCCCTCCATTGTAATTAATCGTGCTCGGAATGCTTTGGAAGTTTATCAACATCAAGTGGTGGTGGCTAATATCCTTGAGTCAAGACAGTCATTTGTGGTTATTGTAACCAAAGACTCAGAAACCAAGTTATTGCTATCagaagaagaagtagaaaaaGGCATAGAGATAGAAGAGAAGATAGTGGATAATCTTCGGTCTCGACACACAGCTTTTATATGtgacaaaaactga
- the PPCS gene encoding phosphopantothenate--cysteine ligase isoform X2 has product MFYLAAAVSDFYVPVSEMPEHKIQSSGGLLQITMKMVPKMLSPLVKDWAPKAFIISFKLETDPSIVINRARNALEVYQHQVVVANILESRQSFVVIVTKDSETKLLLSEEEVEKGIEIEEKIVDNLRSRHTAFICDKN; this is encoded by the exons ATGTTTTACCTGGCTGCAGCCGTGTCAGATTTCTATGTTCCTGTCTCTGAAATGCCTGAACACAAGATCCAGTCATCTGGGGGCCTATTGCAG ATAACAATGAAGATGGTGCCAAAAATGCTTTCTCCTTTGGTAAAAGATTGGGCTCCCAAAGCATTTATAATTTCCTTCAAGTTGGAGACGGACCCCTCCATTGTAATTAATCGTGCTCGGAATGCTTTGGAAGTTTATCAACATCAAGTGGTGGTGGCTAATATCCTTGAGTCAAGACAGTCATTTGTGGTTATTGTAACCAAAGACTCAGAAACCAAGTTATTGCTATCagaagaagaagtagaaaaaGGCATAGAGATAGAAGAGAAGATAGTGGATAATCTTCGGTCTCGACACACAGCTTTTATATGtgacaaaaactga